The DNA sequence TTCCGTTCTCTTGTTCTATAATAATTATGGATTTCCTTAAACTCTGCATTCTTTCCTATTAACGATATTGCCGCTTCATATAAAACATAGCGCAGCCTTTTTCTTCCACGATAACTGATATGACTTTCTCCGTTATGCTTTCCTGAATCATTGCTAACGATTGCATATCCGGCCAACTTCTGTAACTGCTTTGGATTGTCAAAACGTCTTATATCTCCAACCTCTGCAATAAATCCACAGATTGTTATCATACCAATCCCTTTTATCTCCAAGAGTTTATCTATATATGGAATCTCATACAGTTTTTCTTCTATTGTCTGCATCAAATCATTCATTCGACAAGTATACATTTCATAATCACCAAGCAAAATCTGAAGTTCTACTCTTGCTGCTTCTGGTGCTTCTTGACTTCCGATACTATGCTCTGCTTTATTTACCAGGGTCTTTGCCCTCTTAATTCCTACTGCTCTCAGCTTCGCATCTCGCCATATTTTATTCACTCCATCAACTCCAAGTCTTACGATATCCCCCGGCAATGGTGCCTGCTTTAAAATCATCATTCCACTTACGGCATCAAGATTCCCATAAACATCCTTGTATTCTGGAAAGTAAATGCTAAACCAACGTGCAATTCGATTTTTGATTCGAGTTATTTCTTCCTGTGTCTGGAATCTTAAATTTGAAAGATTTCTTATTTCCGCATAAATTCCTGATGGAATATATGGATAGGAAAATCTTCCTTCGTTTACCAACGCAGCAATTGTCTTCGGATCTTTTCGATCATTCTTGTTCGGATTATTGTCATCCAATTCCTTTGATTTTTTTACATGATGTGGATTCACATGCACCGGGCGCATTCCTAAGTTTTGTAGAAACATTCCTAAACCAAACCAGTAGTGTCCTGTAGGCTCCATGCCTGGGAGCACTACCTCTTTGTCGTGATTTTCAGCAATTTCATCCATCCAGTTCTTAAACGCCATAAAACCTTCTTCATCATTGCTGAATGCAAATGGTTTTCTTGAATACTCATAATTACGCCAATCAAATGCTCTTGCATAATGCACTTGACTACCAACATCAATACCAACAATCAAAGTTTTTTCTGTTATTGATGCAATTTTACTGTTTTGTGTGTTATACTTCATTTTAGATACCTCTCTGTTTAATAAGATTTTTTACTAACCGTGCAAAGTCAGTAATCTTATTTTACACTGAGGTATTTTTTTCTCAACCTTCTTTCTTGGAATCCTCTACATTTTTAATTATACAGGAAGCTCCATTTACCAAAAACTCTACCGCCTCTTCAAATGCCTTTTTATCTTCATCATCAAATTTATCTTTATAAGTCCATCTGTCAACAGATACTAATTCTTCAACAGAATAGTCTGTATTTTCTGCAATCACAGACTTCACTTCGTCCCTATGTTCTTCTGTGTAATCCTGAATAATTTTTATCTGCTTTACAAATCTGGCAACAATTTCAGGATTTTTTTCTGCAAAATCTGTATTCACAATGTTTAATCCTGCACTTGTATTTAATGCACTATCACTGATATCCAAGGGAAATAAATCCGAACGCTGTGTAAACGCGTCTACATTTGGTCCTACCGTACCGATAGCATCTACTTCATGATTTAACACTGCCGAATACAAATCATTTGTTGCTGCTATATTTACTATCTCAACATCTTGCTCCTCAACACCTGCCTGCTGAAGTGCTCTTAAAACATTTGCCTCTGTTGCAGAACCGCCCTTTAACGCAAGCTTCTTTCCCTTCAAATCAGCTACTGTTTTTACCTCATCTTTTAAATCTCCAGACACTACTATGCCATACGATTTCAAATCTACTGCGGTCAAGGAAATTGCTTGCACCGGCGCACCACTTGCATACCCATTAATAAGTGGAATATTTCCTATTCCTGTTGAAAAATCAAGTTCTCCTGCTGCTAATGCTTCTATAATTGGTGGACCATAATTGAATGGAATCCACTCTACCTCAATGCCATCTTCTTTAAATTCATCTTCAATCCACTCATGCGTTGCATCTATACTGTAAACATTATCAGCTGAGGTTGGCTGATATCCAATCCGAATCACCTTTGCTTCATTCAGTCCTTCTCCCAAAAATTCATTTTCCTCTTGCGCTTCTCCCACTGTTTCGGCCTGTTCATTTTCTACTTTCTTTGCTACCTCATTTTTTGTTTCTGCATTGTCTCCGCATCCAGCCAAAACTCCTGCTAATATTCCTATTGTTGCAATTAATACTGCTATTTTCTTTTTCATTTTCTTTTCCTCCGTCATATTCATATATACTTTCTAAATTCCTCGTCAATCATCAAACAAACTCGTTGACAAATATCTGTCACCGGAATCCGGCAGTAACACAACAATTGTCTTTCCCGCATTTTCCTTTCTTTTTGCCAAAATGGATGCTGCCTTCAACGCTGCCCCTGAAGAAATTCCTACCAAAATTCCTTCTGTTCGTGCAAAGACTTTTCCCTCTTGATATGCATCTTCATTTTCAATTGTGACAATTTCATCGTAAATCTGTGTATTTAACACTTTTGGTACAAATCCGGCTCCGATTCCCTGAATTCTGTGCGGTCCCGGATTTTTTCCGGACAATACTGCACTTTCTGCCGGTTCCACTGCTACAATTTTAATCTCCGGATTTTTCTCTTTCAGGTACTCACCTACTCCAGTAATTGTTCCTCCTGTTCCTACACCTGCAACAAAAATGTCTATTTTTCCAGCTGTCTGTTCCCATATTTCCGGTCCGGTGGTTGCTTTATGAATCCTTGGGTTTGCTTCATTTTCAAACTGCCCCAACAGGAATGAGCCTTCAATCTCACGATTCAACTCTTCTGCCTTGGCAATGGCGCCTTTCATTCCTTTTGCACCCTCTGTAAGCACTAGCTCTGCTCCATATGCTTTCAACAACTTTCGTCGTTCCACGCTCATAGTTTCCGGTAAAGTTAGAATTGCTCTATACCCTTTCGCCGCAGCTATTGAAGCAAGTCCAATTCCGGTATTCCCGGAAGTTGGTTCAATAATAGTAGCTCCTGGTTGAATATGACCTCTTTTTTCTGCATCTTCTATCATTGCCAATGCAATACGGTCTTTTACAGAACCTGCCGGATTGAAATACTCTAACTTTGCTAAAATCGTAGCTTGATTGATTCCTGTCTTTTTCATATTTGATTAAATTTCTATTCTTTTTAGACAGAATATAATTCCTCCTGCCGAAAAATATATTTTTTGCATCTGTCTTCTCCTCTCCCAAAATAACGTTAAACTATACTAATCTAATTTTGACATTTGTGTCTAACTGAACAATCTTTCCTTCATGTACCACAGCTGTCACTGAACCATACTGAATGCTTTCTATTTTCTCCTTTATTTGTTCCAAAACTTTTTCATCTATTTTTCTTTTTTCTTCATTGAGATTTACCATTTACTCCACCTTCTTTCCCTAAAATGCAAACTGGAGGCTTCAAATCTAAATGATTCAAAGCCTCCAGTTTGTCTGGTCGGTTTTATTTCCTATTTTCTAAGTAGGAATAGTATGGTTTTGTACGTTGTAATAACAATACACTTATTATTTTTATTTGTCAACATTTAATTTAAAAATTTTCTAAATTAATTTTATTTAAATCGTATTTCCCATAAATACAAAAAGGCCTTAAATCATAAAAATGATTTAAAGCCTCCAGTGTATCTGGTCAGTCTTTTTCTATTTTATTTCTCCTACTTTAAACGTACTTTTTCACTCTTTTCAATCTGAATGATTTTCCCATCCTGAATAATAATAGATACAACCCCATACTGGATGGATTCTATAAATTCAGCTATTGTCCTTAGCTCCTCTTCTGTTACGGCTTTCCCTTTTTCCTTTTTCATATCCTCACCTTCCATTCGTCACCTGCCACTACATATTATAATAGAAAAAAGGAAGCTGCCTTGCTTCCCATCTTTTATAAGATATATATCTACTCGTTCTTCAACACTTATCTTTTAAGTATTAACGAATCTCTGATATATTATATAAAGAAGGGAAGTATATTAAACTTTCGGTATAACACATTATCGACATATCCATATTCCTATATAATTTACAAACTTTTTCCGCTATTTTTTTTAACATATTCCCTTTTCTCCTTTCCATATATTTCCTATCGCTTTAATAGGATATTAGCACTTTGTAACTAGTTTGTCAATAGTTTTAAACATTTTTTATTTCCAATGATAAAATATAAGATAGGCTCTCTACACTGCTTTTACTTTAATTCTAACTGGTAAAATTGCGAATTGCTTTTAGATAGTACGTTTTTTTCGCACTAACAGACTCTTATATCAGGCAGTCATAAATGACTGCCTGATACTTTTTCTTTTGAATGGTTTGTGAATGATATTTACATTTTCTCTATAAATTCTTCTATAGATGTAACTTTAGCAGCTAGCTTATGCCACTTTTTTAGGATCTCTACATCTTGCTGAGCTAATATCTTCTCCGTCAGTTGCTCTGGAACAGAACCATAGTCCTCTAATAATTCCAAAATATCTTCGACTTTTCCTTGCACTATTCCCTGAGATATTCCTTGAGATATGCCATCTTTCTCTCTGGACCTTAACAATTCTTCGAATGTCATGTACCTCGCCTCCAGATCTCTCTCTTTTTTTAGCTTGCTTATCTTGTTATGCAACTTATTGATAGACTGTTCTGTTACCGTTGCCACATAGGCATCTGTACTGTTTTCCATATACTCCAGAAAATGTATCAGTTCCTCCGGCACTTCATCTCTATTTTCTCCCCTGGTGCTTAGAAATATTTTCTTCGTTTCGTCTCCTAACGGGAAATCCCGTTCCAAGCACCGTTCTTCAAAGGTATATCGATAAAGCTTCTTCCCAAAGGGATCAAATGTACAAATGAATATGACATATCCGGGTTTCAAATCGTTAAAATCCTGTCCCGGTTTTAGGGATGACACATCCATCTCCGCCTGATGATAACGGCTTCGTTTTGGCAGATTCCCTTCGTTTTTGTTCTGCGCTTCCACATTGTAATTGACTTCTATTTCGTCATTAGCATAAATATCCAGCCTCACGCTACGAAAATCTGAACTAATCAAAATACTGTGTTCTGCATGGACATTCACTGGTGGAAGCTTTTCTCCAAGTATAATCTCCAATACAAGCCGACATGTCTCCGGGTCCTCCAATGCTGCTGCAAATAAGAATGCATTGCTTAAATCTAATTCTTGAAAACTCTTTTCCATACGTTCCTCCTGACTGCAAAACAGTGCAGAATAGAACCTATCTATAGGTTGATTATAAGCAATATTTTAAGGCATAGCAAGTGATTTCTCCATAAATTTATGCCGCAAATGGATTATAAAACCGACTACCATCCCAAAAAGTAATCACAAGTGCTGCCGCAACAAACACTACCGTTATCAAAATAACCAAATAGTCGTTTCTATTTAAAGGTTTGCCTGAATACCATGTCCTCTTTTTCTGCTTTCCGAATCCACGCAGTTCCATAGCATTACTTACTACATCAATTCTATCCATACTGGAAAAAATCAACGGAAAAATAATTGCTGCCATATTTTTTACCCGTTCCATAAGAGATGCCTTCTTTGACATCTCGATTCCTCTTGCTTCTTGGGCATGTTTTATCTTTTTAAAATCATCCTGTACATCCGGAATATAGCGAAGTGCGATGGCAACTGCATAACCAATCTTATAATTCACTCCAACCTTATTCATAGACGCTGCAAATTCACTCGGATTCGTAGTAACAATAAACATGAAGACTGCGGGAATTACTGTTAAATACTTTATCATTACATTGAATTCATAAAAAAGCTGCTCCACGGTTAAAGTATAACTACCAAATAAATGAACAAGTACTGTTTCCGTTCCATATATTTTTGTTCCTTGATTTGGTGAGAAAATAAAAATTGCCAGTAGGTTAATTATCAAAAACAACATAATGAACTTAAATACGGTCCCAACCTGCCTCCACTCTGTCTTTGACATAATAAAAATAATCATGCTGCACACTAACATCACCAGTAAGACCCGTGTATCATAAGAAACCATACTGGTAATTGACCAAAGGAGGAAGAAAACCAGCTTTGTCACACCGCTTAATTGATGAATCCATGTGTCTTTTTCTTCATAGGACAATACTCTGGACATTACTCTACCTCCTGTCTGCTTTTCTCTCTTTCAGCTCGCTCATACCCAATAAATCGTTCCACAAAATCTGATGCCTCTTCTATTCCACATCTTACTGCTAAATCATAAAGCGATGTTTTCTTTAAATATGCCTTTTCTGCAATTCCCTCATCCGTTAATACATGCGAAGGTGTGTCGTCTGCCAATAGCTGTCCATCTGCAATAACAATGGCTCTATCCGTATATTCCAACATCAAATGCATATCATGTGTGATAATAATAATTGTAATTCCATACGTTTCATTGAGTTCCTTAAGGAATTCCATAATCTCTGTATAATGCCGGTAATCCTGACCTGCTGTTGGTTCATCCAAAATAATCACGTCCGGATTCATAACCAAAATAGATGCAATGGTAACTCGCTTTTTCTGTCCAAAACTTAATGCAGATACCGGCCAATTTCGGAATGGATACAAACCACAGATTTTCAACGTTTTATATACCCGCTCCTTAATTTCTTCTTCGGGTACTCCACGCACCTGCAAACCAAGTGCTACTTCCTCGTAAATCATGGCTTTACTAATCATCTGGTTCGGATTCTGCATTACAAGACCAATCCGCTCTCCTCTCTCTCGAATGGACTTATCTGCAATATCTTCTCCATTTAATAAAATATTTCCTTTATCCGGTTTAATAAAACCACATATTAAATTCGAAAGCGTTGATTTTCCCGCACCATTTTTACCAACAATACTAAGGATTTCCCCTTTATCTACCTTGAAACAAATATCCTTCAGAACCGTTTTCCCCTGGGTATAGGAAAAACTTAGGTCCTGAATCTCCAGTACCGTTTCATTCTTTTTTTCTTTTTCAGGCAAATCAACGGTATAAAACCATTCTTTTACATTCTCTTTATAGGTGTCTAGCTGCATTTCTTCTATATGCTGTGGCTTTGCATCCGCAGAAATTTTGCACCCAGCGTACTTTAAGGCAGTAATATAAAGCGGTTCACGTATTCCTTGTTCCAGCAGCACATTCATAGACAATAATTCATCGGGTGTAGTATCTGCAACAATTCTTCCATTTCCCACTACAATAATGCGGTCAACATCGCGATATAAGGCATCTTCTAACCGATGTTCAATAATAAGAATTGTTGTTCCCCGTTTCTTCTGTATCTTATCAATTAAATCAATAGCTCTTTTCCCTGTTGCAGGGTCCAGATTTGCCAATGGCTCGTCAAAAAGAAGGATATCCACATCATCCACCATGACTCCTGCCATAGACACTCTCTGTTTTTGTCCTCCTGATAATTCCCGAGGTGCATGGTTCAAAAGGCTTTTCACATCTACCATTTCTGCTACAGCATCTACTCTTTCAAACATCTCCCCCTGAGATACTCTGTCATTCTCCAGCGCAAATGCAATGTCCTCTGCTACTGTAAGTCCTATAAACTGTCCATCTGTATCCTGCAATACGGTACCTACCATTTTTGCCAATCCAAAAATCCCCAATTTCGCGGGATCCTGTCCCTTTATAGAATAGCTCCCTGTAATCTCTCCATTATAAGAAAAAGGCACCAGCCCATTGATGCAATGTGCCAGTGTAGACTTTCCCGAACCGGACGGTCCCACAATCAAAACCTTTTCCCCCGGATAAATAGCAAGTTTAATATCATGCAATGTGGGTTCTTTCTGTGAGTGGTATTTAAATGAAAAATTTTTAAATTCAATAATTGGTTCCATTACTTTATCCTTATCTGTTCTTTTTTACGGAAAAACAGCACATACAAAATATGTGCTGTTTGACATTTTACACCTATTCTTCTTCCTTTGTCAAACTGGAGGACTTTGCTCCAACCTTTGAATATCCTACTGCAATCAAGGTACCAAGAATTGCCACAATAATAATATTACCTAAAAATGCCCATGCTCCCTGTGCAAAAACTTTATTTGCCGGCTCCGCATATATAAGAATATCTAAAGCTGGTGCTACACCAATCCATGCAATGGCATTTCCTATAATCTGAACTACATTGAATAAGACAATTTGTTTTTTTCCAAATCCACCCTCTTTAATGGCAAATTTACGAACAAACAATCCAACCAAAATACCAAGAACTGCTTCCGGGAATACCCAACTCCACCAAACACTACCATAAAACAACGCATCTCCAAGTGCATGACCGATAAGTCCTACCGCGCCTCCAACAACAGGTCCAAATACTGCTGCAAGAAATACCAGCAAAGCCGCTCTTGGTTGTAATGCTGTGTTCGGAATAAATCCTAACGGAATCTGCACTTCCGTAAGTGCTACGAATAAGGCTGTTCCAATACCAATTGCTACTACTTCTTTAATTCCAAATTTTGATTTCATGTAACTGTTCAGAACCTCGATAAGTTCGTGTGATTTGATTTTGTATAAAACAGAGAATTTTATTTTTTTCTGTTTTGATAAAAATCGCTTTATTGTGGATAAGAGAAATTATAATTGAAAGTTTTCTTATCCCATGTGGATTGATATATTTTTCCACTTATATTTTATTTCAAATCCATCGATTTTCGATGATTTTGAATAGATTTAATACCATTTGTACTCAAAAATTTAATACTTATCCACCGTCATTTTTACCATAAGCGGTTTTCTTAAGATTCGCTTATTTCCTTGAATTTCGTTATAATTATACTATAGAAATCAAGGAAAGAAGGTGGTCTGTTTGCCTATTAATATCACAATGGAATTCGTTCAACAGTTAATGGATCAGAATACTGCTTTGACAAAGCAGGTATCTGAAATGAACGAAACAATTAAAGAGCTTAATCAGACCATCAAAGAACTTAAGGAGCAGCTCAACAAAAACTCCAAGAATAGTTCAAAACCACCTTCAAGCGATGGACTTAAGAAACCACCGGTAAATAAGAATCGTAGTCTGCGTCAAAAGTCTGGTAAGAAGCAGGGAGCTCAGAATGGCCACGATGGAACATGTCTTTCTGTTATCGCTGAACCTGACATTATAGAACCACATATGCATTCTGATTGTGATAATTGCCCTTATCATGATAGCTGTCTTGATAAAGCTTGCATCAAGGAGACTCGTCACGAAATTGATGCTGAAGTAAATGTAAATGTCACAGCACATCAGCTTATTGTAGTAAGAAACTGTCCTCTTCATAACTGCCAGAAGGCAGGTTCTTTTCCTGCTGGCATCAAAGCAACTGTGCAGTATGGTAAAAACTTACAAGCAATGGTAGTCGCTTTTAATACTGTTGGAGCAGTAAGTATTAATCGCACTCATGAAATACTCAGTAGTGTATTCAACATCCCACTATCAACTGGAACCATCAAAAACATGGTGACTCGATGTGCCGATGTTTTAAAGCCAACCTATGAAAAGATTTATTGTATTATGACGAAGCTTGGGCTTATTCATTGCGATGAAACAGGAACTCGTGTTGATGGCAAGACCTGGTGGGTTCATAACGTTTCAGATATGGATTATACCTATCTGAGCATCCAACAGAAACGAGGGCATCTTGGAATGGATGCAATTGGAATCCTTCCATCTTTTCAGGGTATTGCTGTCCATGATTGTTGGGCTTCATACTGGAAGTATCCAGATGTGAAACATGCGGTATGCTGCGCACATCTATTGCGTGAGCTTAACGGGATAATCGAAAACTATCCCGAGCAAAAATGGGCTCTACAATTCAAAGAACTTCTTCTTGATATGAAAAAGGTAAGAGACAAAGCTCTTTTAGGCGAAAAAGATGAAATCAGCTATTATCATCGACATAAGTTTGATAAGAAATATGATGAAATCATCAAAACCGCATATGAAGAAAATCCTCTTCCTGAAGAAACCATAAAAAAGCGTGGTCGCAAGAAAAAGAGCAAGGTATTAAATTTGATTTGCAGACTACAGAATTACAAGGCATCAGTCTGCCTATTTATAAATAACCTCTGTGTACCTTTCGATAACAACCAGGCTGAACGAGATTTAAGAATGATAAAAGTCAAAACTAAAGTATCAGGCTGTTTTCGAAGTGAAGAAGGTGCACAGGAATATTTAACAATTATGAGTTATATCGGAACCGCTCATAAGCATGGAATCAATGCATTCACAGCGATAAAAGAATCATTAAATGGGAATGCAGATATCATCTTTGCTTAAGACGTTCTGAACAGTTACGATTTCATAATACATTTCCTCCTTGATGTACATATTATTTTTGTTTCATCATGCCTTCCTTTTCCATATATTTCCTACTGACTTAATAGGATATTATCACTTCATATCCTATTTGTCAATAGTTTTTACTATTTTTCCGCAGTCAAATCCTTCACGACTTCTCCTGCAATAATCAATCCTACTACTGATGGTACAAAAGCATTACTCCCTGGAACCTGACGACGCTGGGTACACTTCCGTACCGTTCCCGGCGGACAGATACAGTTGGTTTTACAACTGATTGCCATATCATCTATCGGCACTAGCGGTTTCTCTTTGGAATAAACGACCTTCAACTTCTTGATTCCACGCTTCTTCAATTCCCGGCGCATAACCTTTGCCAATGGACAGACAGAAGTCTTATAAATATCTGCCACTTCAAAGGCAGAAGGGTCCATTTTATTTCCTGCTCCCATAGAACTAATTATCGGTGTTCCAGACGCTTCTGCCTGCTCTACCAACTGAAGCTTACCGCTAACAGTATCAATAGCATCTACCACATAATCATATTGAGAAAAATCAAACTGCTCTGCGGTATCCGGCAAGTAGAAGGTCTTATAGATATTAACTTTTGCATCCGGATTAATATCCAAAATCCGTTCCTTTGCCACATCTACCTTATACTTTCCTACTGTCTTTCTAGTGGCAAAAATCTGACGATTAATATTGGTCAAACACACTTTATCATCATCAATTAAATCCAGCGTTCCAACTCCACTGCGTGCCAGTGCTTCTACTACATAACCACCAACACCGCCTATTCCAAAGACCGCTACCCTGGCATTTGCCAATCGTTCCATTCCATCTTTTCCTAGTAATAATTCTGTTCTTGAAAATTGATTTAACATTATTCCTTACTTTCTTCTCCAATCATTTTATCTGCTTTAAGAATATGATTAATCAGCCATCCCAAAAGAAACTCCATAAGTTCTTCTAAGTACTCTTGCTGATGATCGTCCACATCCTCCAGATTAATCTCTGTTAACTTTTCTACAAAAGCTTCATGAGCGCGCTTCTGGGCGTCCAAGCGAGAATAACCAATGCTTTCCATATATGCTTCCTCATCTTGGAAATGTTTCTTGGTATAGGCCTTCAACTGTTCCAAAATATTTACGATTTCATCATACTTATCGTGCAGAAGTTCTTCCTTAATGAGACTATTTGCCTCTGCTATAATTTCAAATAACTTACGATGCTCCTGATCTATCAGCTCTATGCCTGTAAAATACTTTTCCGTGAAAACACAAAAGTCGGCTTCTTCCTTCAGCGGCTGCAACTTTCCTATCATAATATCGCTACCTAGAATATGATGGTAAAGCCATTTTGTAAGGTAAAACATCATTTCTTCCAAAGTTTCCTGCTGTTCTTCCTCACTATCCTTGCACTGTATGTCAAGAGCATCTATTTTCTCGCAAAAATCCTGATGCTGTTGTTTCTGCATAGCAAGCTCGGGATCATTTATGCTCTCCATATACGCCTC is a window from the Roseburia sp. 499 genome containing:
- a CDS encoding bacteriohemerythrin, which gives rise to MYYFTEDCLIGIEQIDDEHRHLFELINEVMELLHNNIVTDKYHQLNKLLDDLKKYADTHFEHEEAYMESINDPELAMQKQQHQDFCEKIDALDIQCKDSEEEQQETLEEMMFYLTKWLYHHILGSDIMIGKLQPLKEEADFCVFTEKYFTGIELIDQEHRKLFEIIAEANSLIKEELLHDKYDEIVNILEQLKAYTKKHFQDEEAYMESIGYSRLDAQKRAHEAFVEKLTEINLEDVDDHQQEYLEELMEFLLGWLINHILKADKMIGEESKE